In Vitis vinifera cultivar Pinot Noir 40024 chromosome 17, ASM3070453v1, one genomic interval encodes:
- the LOC100247357 gene encoding uncharacterized protein LOC100247357 isoform X1 codes for MAATYPRWKTIATTSSSDSSTLPCCFFFSTSPSPRTKRGRFATFSSLLLNPHEYHLGPAKKKKSVEIGRPHQQTVSIIHDKCISKAKVKAKFDWKKSIQKGAKSRPLWRRVLFASKKMKSIILLNVVTIVYASNIAVVKEVETIMDPAAFSAVRFAVSAIPFLPFVFRARGDVQTRNAGLELGLWISLGYLAEALGLLTSEAGRASFFSFITVIVVPLLDSMLGAIVPARTWFGVLMSVLGVAMLECSGSPPNVGDLLNFLSAIFFGIHILRTEQLSRSTKKENFLPLLGYEVCVVALLSTFWYVIGGWFDGIQDSDQASWTWAVLWDSMVAFPWIPALYTGVFSTGLCLWLEIGAMRDVSATETAIIYGLEPLWGAGFAWFLLGERWGTTGWIGAALLLGGSLTVQMFGSSSSSESIGVEDGDKEVDILVSEKQKLQTGLSASPVVIISSRKDVIDMLKK; via the exons ATGGCGGCAACATACCCACGGTGGAAGACAATAGCAACAACATCTTCTAGCGACTCTTCCACACTTCCCTGTTGCTTCTTCTTCTCCACCAGTCCTAGCCCACGTACAAAACGAGGTCGCTTCGCTACTTTCTCTTCTTTGTTGCTGAATCCTCATGAATATCATTTGGGTCcagcaaagaagaagaaatcagTGGAAATTGGGAGACCCCATCAGCAAACAGTCTCAATTATTCATGATAAGTGCATCAGCAAGGCTAAGGTTAAGgcaaagtttgattggaaaaagAGCATTCAGAAGGGAGCCAAGTCAAGGCCTTTGTGGAGGAGGGTTCTGTTTGCATCCAAAAAGATGAAAAGCATCATATTGCTGAATGTAGTCACCATTGTCTACG CAAGCAACATTGCAGTTGTGAAAGAGGTGGAAACTATAATGGACCCAGCAGCCTTCTCTGCAGTGCGATTTGCTGTGTCAGCCATCCCATTCCTACCCTTTGTTTTTCGGGCACGAGGTGATGTTCAGACCCGTAATGCTGGGCTAGAGTTGGGACTGTGGATCAGCTTAGGCTACCTTGCTGAGGCACTCGGACTACTCACATCTGAAGCTGGGCGAGCATCCTTTTTTTCGTTCATTACA GTTATTGTGGTACCTCTTCTTGATTCAATGTTGGGGGCAATAGTACCTGCCAGAACCTGGTTTGGAGTTCTCATGTCTGTACTAGGGGTTGCTATGCTGGAATGCAGTGGATCTCCTCCTAAC GTTGGAGATCTTTTGAACTTCCTAAGTGCaatatttttcggtattcacatccTTCGAACCGAACAATTGTCGAGAAGCACAAAGAAAGAGAATTTCCTGCCTCTACTTGGATATGAG GTGTGTGTTGTTGCTCTGTTATCTACATTCTGGTATGTAATTGGAGGATGGTTTGATGGAATTCAAGATTCTGACCAAGCATCCTGGACATGGGCAGTGCTGTGGGATTCTATGGTTGCGTTTCCATGGATTCCTGCACTTTATACTGGTGTATTCTCAACTGGATTATGCTTATGGCTGGAG ATTGGTGCAATGCGCGATGTTTCAGCAACAGAAACAGCCATAATTTACGGCCTAGAACCGCTATGGGGAGCTGGTTTTGCATGGTTTCTCCTGGGTGAGAGATGGGGCACAACCGGATGGATCGGAGCTGCTCTCTTACTGG GTGGAAGCTTAACAGTACAAATGTTTGGATCTTCATCTTCCAGTGAATCAATAGGAGTTGAAGATGGGGATAAGGAAGTAGATATTCTTGTTTCGGAGAAGCAAAAGCTGCAGACTGGTCTCTCTGCTTCACCTGTAGTTATTATCAGCTCCAGAAAGGATGTAATTGACATGTTAAAGAAGTGA
- the LOC100259401 gene encoding tubulin beta chain — translation MREILHIQGGQCGNQIGSKFWEVVCDEHGIDPTGRYTGNSDLQLERVNVYYNEAGGGRFVPRAVLMDLEPGTMDSIRTGPFGQIFRPDNFVFGQSGAGNNWAKGHYTEGAELIDSVLDVVRKEVENCDCLQGFQVCHSLGGGTGSGMGTLLISKIREEYPDRMMLTFSVFPSPKVSDTVVEPYNATLSVHQLVENADECMVLDNEALYDICFRTLKLATPSFGDLNHLISATMSGVTCCLRFPGQLNSDLRKLAVNLIPFPRLHFFMVGFAPLTSRGSQQYRALTVPELTQQMWDAKNMMCAADPRHGRYLTASAMFRGKMSTKEVDEQIINVQNKNSSYFVEWIPNNVKSSVCDIPPKGLSMASTFIGNSTSIQEMFRRVSEQFTAMFRRKAFLHWYTGEGMDEMEFTEAESNMNDLVAEYQQYQDATADDEGDYEDDDGDTES, via the exons ATGCGTGAGATTCTTCACATTCAGGGAGGGCAATGTGGGAACCAAATTGGATCAAAGTTCTGGGAAGTTGTATGTGATGAACATGGCATTGATCCCACCGGCCGGTACACCGGAAATTCTGATTTGCAGCTGGAGAGAGTCAATGTGTACTATAATGAGGCCGGTGGCGGCCGGTTTGTGCCGCGGGCGGTGCTCATGGACCTTGAGCCAGGCACCATGGACAGCATCCGGACTGGTCCCTTTGGCCAAATTTTCCGGCCGGATAACTTTGTTTTTGGGCAGTCTGGTGCCGGAAACAATTGGGCGAAGGGACACTACACGGAAGGCGCAGAGCTTATTGATTCGGTCCTTGATGTTGTGAGGAAGGAGGTTGAGAATTGTGACTGTTTGCAAG GATTTCAAGTATGTCATTCTCTTGGAGGTGGAACGGGGTCTGGAATGGGAACTCTGCTCATTTCAAAGATCCGAGAAGAGTACCCAGATAGGATGATGCTTACATTTTCAGTCTTCCCGTCTCCAAAGGTATCCGACACAGTTGTAGAGCCTTACAATGCAACGCTTTCTGTTCATCAGCTGGTGGAGAATGCCGATGAGTGTATGGTGCTTGACAATGAAGCACTCTATGATATCTGCTTCAGAACTCTCAAGCTCGCCACCCCAAGTT TTGGGGACTTGAATCATCTGATCTCTGCAACAATGAGTGGAGTAACTTGCTGCTTGAGGTTTCCGGGCCAGCTGAACTCAGACCTTCGAAAGCTAGCCGTGAACTTAATCCCATTCCCTCGACTTCACTTCTTCATGGTGGGGTTTGCTCCTTTGACCTCCCGCGGATCGCAGCAGTACCGGGCACTGACTGTCCCTGAGCTGACGCAACAAATGTGGGATGCCAAGAACATGATGTGCGCAGCTGATCCACGGCACGGCCGTTACCTCACAGCATCGGCCATGTTTAGAGGCAAAATGAGCACGAAAGAAGTGGATGAACAGATAATAAATGTGCAGAACAAAAACTCTTCCTACTTCGTGGAGTGGATCCCAAACAATGTCAAGTCTAGTGTCTGTGACATCCCTCCAAAAGGGCTCTCAATGGCTTCGACTTTCATTGGGAATTCGACCTCTATACAGGAGATGTTCCGGAGAGTAAGCGAGCAGTTTACAGCCATGTTTAGGAGGAAGGCCTTCTTGCACTGGTATACCGGAGAAGGAATGGATGAGATGGAGTTTACTGAAGCGGAGAGTAACATGAATGACCTTGTTGCTGAGTACCAACAGTACCAGGATGCTACAGCTGATGATGAGGGTGATTATGAAGACGATGATGGGGACACTGAGAGCTGA
- the LOC100247357 gene encoding uncharacterized protein LOC100247357 isoform X2, whose translation MAATYPRWKTIATTSSSDSSTLPCCFFFSTSPSPRTKRGRFATFSSLLLNPHEYHLGPAKKKKSVEIGRPHQQTVSIIHDKCISKAKVKAKFDWKKSIQKGAKSRPLWRRVLFASKKMKSIILLNVVTIVYASNIAVVKEVETIMDPAAFSAVRFAVSAIPFLPFVFRARGDVQTRNAGLELGLWISLGYLAEALGLLTSEAGRASFFSFITVIVVPLLDSMLGAIVPARTWFGVLMSVLGVAMLECSGSPPNVGDLLNFLSAIFFGIHILRTEQLSRSTKKENFLPLLGYEVCVVALLSTFWYVIGGWFDGIQDSDQASWTWAVLWDSMVAFPWIPALYTGVFSTGLCLWLEDLPVLYASAETINILEFYLHFQRI comes from the exons ATGGCGGCAACATACCCACGGTGGAAGACAATAGCAACAACATCTTCTAGCGACTCTTCCACACTTCCCTGTTGCTTCTTCTTCTCCACCAGTCCTAGCCCACGTACAAAACGAGGTCGCTTCGCTACTTTCTCTTCTTTGTTGCTGAATCCTCATGAATATCATTTGGGTCcagcaaagaagaagaaatcagTGGAAATTGGGAGACCCCATCAGCAAACAGTCTCAATTATTCATGATAAGTGCATCAGCAAGGCTAAGGTTAAGgcaaagtttgattggaaaaagAGCATTCAGAAGGGAGCCAAGTCAAGGCCTTTGTGGAGGAGGGTTCTGTTTGCATCCAAAAAGATGAAAAGCATCATATTGCTGAATGTAGTCACCATTGTCTACG CAAGCAACATTGCAGTTGTGAAAGAGGTGGAAACTATAATGGACCCAGCAGCCTTCTCTGCAGTGCGATTTGCTGTGTCAGCCATCCCATTCCTACCCTTTGTTTTTCGGGCACGAGGTGATGTTCAGACCCGTAATGCTGGGCTAGAGTTGGGACTGTGGATCAGCTTAGGCTACCTTGCTGAGGCACTCGGACTACTCACATCTGAAGCTGGGCGAGCATCCTTTTTTTCGTTCATTACA GTTATTGTGGTACCTCTTCTTGATTCAATGTTGGGGGCAATAGTACCTGCCAGAACCTGGTTTGGAGTTCTCATGTCTGTACTAGGGGTTGCTATGCTGGAATGCAGTGGATCTCCTCCTAAC GTTGGAGATCTTTTGAACTTCCTAAGTGCaatatttttcggtattcacatccTTCGAACCGAACAATTGTCGAGAAGCACAAAGAAAGAGAATTTCCTGCCTCTACTTGGATATGAG GTGTGTGTTGTTGCTCTGTTATCTACATTCTGGTATGTAATTGGAGGATGGTTTGATGGAATTCAAGATTCTGACCAAGCATCCTGGACATGGGCAGTGCTGTGGGATTCTATGGTTGCGTTTCCATGGATTCCTGCACTTTATACTGGTGTATTCTCAACTGGATTATGCTTATGGCTGGAG GACTTGCCTGTGTTGTATGCATCTGCAGAAACCATCAATATATTGGAATTTTATCTTCACTTTCAAAGAATTTAG